The window AATACTACAGTGCCCGGACTTAATACTTATCTTTTATTTGCAAGCCCAAAGGAATAAAAATCCAAAGTTGCTGAATAACCTTCACACCAGCATCCCATGGCTTTAATAGGGTATTTAGAATCCTGAGATAtattagaaacattttattagtgatatttagttttctttgtgttcaACAGAATTTAATCAGGACAGGGCTGCAGGGCTTTTTGAGCccagacaaaaatatttgtaatgcaTATTTCTCTCTAGAAAAGCATTAGGTGGTAAAGACTGGTTTTCAAAGTAGACGTTTAGGGTCACATTGAGATTTTGAAATTGATTTGCCCATTCCATGATGGAACCATTTAATGTAGACCCCTTTTCTTAATTAAGAAAAGTGGTGATCTATTACTGCGAAGCATAGAAAACTAATGGCTTTGCCATagctaaggaaaaaagaggTATGTTATATTTAAGTTACGTTcagtctaatttttttaattcaaaaagatgaaaaagtaaGGAAACTCCAgagaacatgaaaatattttcactagCCAAAAAAGACCTATTTATTTGACAGTTGGAAATATGTTGCTGGGAAAAACAACAAtgtataaaaatgcaaactaagAATCATAGTTTTGTCACAAAATTCATAAGCATGACAAATCTGTGTCTTTGATTTTGATATATTTATGAGAAAGTGAGTTCTGAAGCTAAAGGTGAAGATTTAGTTCTTGAAGttaatgtgtatttttgttGCATTCAGGAAAGCCAGGTTTTCGTCACAGTACATTTTACCAACAAATATTACACAAAGAATTCAAATGCCCTACAATAgtaattaataatttaatgTGTGATTTTCACCTTTGTTTGCTATAATTCACAGAATTCctatctttgttttattttcatttcaacagTTCAAAACTAACTATGAAAAGAGAATGTTTAAAGTAGATATTCCATCCAATGACACATCCACAGTGGCTGCCATAGTAAGCAATGTGTCAGAAGCAGTGGAAACCCTCATGcaaatgaaagaggaaatagTTCCTGTTCCAGGTTCTGTAAATGGAGTGAATGCCCTTGGCTTGGTGGTCTTCTCAATAAGCTTTGGCCTGGTGATTGGAAGCATGAAGGAGCAAGGTCAGGCGTTAAAAGACTTCTTTGATAGCCTTAATGAAGCTATCATGAGATTGGTAGCTCTAATCATGTGGTAAGTGCCTCTTTGATAAATTCCATTTTAAGCTACtaacaatattttttcattacaatCAGGCACTGGATAGCAAGATTCTGTTTGGCAGGAAGTCAAACAATAAGGCCTTACCCACCTTGTGacttttttcataaattaaCCCAAGAACTGTAACTCTGTATGTCAATAATTTGCCCAAACATACTTGCTCTTTCAGTGTGTTTAGCTTTTgacaggagaaaaatcaggGTCTATGGCAGAACTTGCTATGCTTATACAGAGCCATTCTATGTCTTCATAAAGATAGCAATCATAACAATATGCTATCAAAGTTTCCTTATATCTTAATCTAACTGCACTAAAGGAAACTGGCAAACCTCTCCCATAATCTTATTTCTATGCAGCAAGACTGTGTTTTCACTAGTTTCCAACACAACTGGTTCCTGCAGTTGTGTAGTGTGTATACATATGTCCTTGCATTTGAGCTGCAGTTGCACATACACagaattttcctgctttctttatTGTGTTCAGTAGGTAAATAAAACCAATAGGTTTTCCCTCAAACTTCAGGTATGAAGACTTTTCAGCAATGAAGATTCATTATTTGTCAGGTAGAAGGTTAATTATGAAAGAAATTGTGTCTTGTTGCCTTCTTTACTAcagaagacaaacaaacaaacaaatcaacaCCAAAAGCCTATCCAAAAACACACACCTATATGTTGCAGTACTAGatacaaaactaaaaataagtGTATTTTTCCCAGTAACCAAAATTCTGATGATAAAGCAGTGGATAAGGATTGTTACTTCTGAGAAATTTCTacatggatttgatggcttAAAGTGCAGTGGAGATATACTGGATAAATTTTGTTCTGTGGTAACTTAGTGTGAAAAGACAAGTGGACATTTATAGAAATTAGGCTGCACCAGAAGTCCCGCTGCAGCAGAATTATGTTAGAGTTTTATGCTCAGCACTAGCTCTTTCTTCATTTGCAGCGGTGCTTACCGATAGGAAAAAGCCGATCATaccacctctgctgctgccccacaATGCAGCTAACCTCTGTCATACAGGTGGCTTCATGCTAAAGTATTTATCCAGTGCCCCACTGGATAAAATGGGCCATGGCCAGAAGCAGCTTGAAATCATTGGAAATTATCAGCCTTCTCTCTGGGTTCATTCCCCAGCAACATGGGAAACAGCACTGGTAAGATAATAGAGCTGGGTACTTGGCACAGTCCACAGCTATGTCAGTTGAGCCTTCATTCATACAGATAGAATTGTAACAGAATTGACTAAACTAGCTTTTAAATGACACTTGAATTCCAAAGGGAGCTCATCTCCCTACATGTCTGAAAGGCATGCTATACATCCTTAACAGATCCTGAATCCGATGGCGCCCATCAGCAACATACACTGCTGTGGTTTGAACTGTTAAGAGTTAAAGTGTTGAACCCTTGAGCTGCTTCTGAATAATTACAGTCATCCTAATGGTGAAATCCTACATTCATGCATGCATATAAACAGAAAAGGTATGGATGGGGGAGTGAATTTCTGCTTTGTTCAGTACAATACTGATATGATTTCTTATTTGCAGGTATGCTCCACTTGGAATCCTTTTCTTGATTGCTGGAAAAATTGTTGAGATGGAAGATATGGGTGTGATCGGTGGTCAGCTTGCCATGTATACTGTAACAGTTATCATCGGTTTGCTAATTCATGCTGTCATTGTCCTACCTCTTCTCTACTTCCTGATCACTCGTAAGAACCCTTGGGTATTTATTGGAGGCTTAATCCAGGCATTAGTCACAGCTTTGGGAACATCTTCCAGGTATAATACAATATTTTAAGGCCATACTTTTTTTATAATATTACTGGTTTGAGAAACAAATTTGCCTCATGTAATTGGTTAACTCTGTATGCAAGTATTCACTTGGGCACTTTATTTCAGTTCCGCTGCTCTCCAACAGAGATAATTATCATTATATTGACTTGAACTCTGTTTTCTATAAGAATCCCTGAACAGAGATGAAATGAATCTGTTTGGTGATGCAGAGTGTATGGCTGGAACCCTTGTGGCTTTGGTTACCCTTGGTGTTTGAGTTTTTTAAGTAGTTTGTAATGGCTTACTGGTAAAGAATGCAGCTGGCAAAGGATATGCATGACAAAATGGAGCAGCAACAGGGAAGTTCAGAGAGGATTCTGAGAGAGCTTGAGAGTCCTTATTGGCAGCTGATGTTCTGTGCTCAAAATCCTGATAGCCAGTGATGGATATACAACGTGCACCAGAAATGCCACTTTTGCTCTTTGTTGTTGAAGTTATAGGTACATCATATGAATAAAAAACCTGTTTTAATCTATGATGAAACATTATTGTAATTAAATATACATTTCTATACCATATGACTTTGCATAAAACACCTTTCattttaatagattttaaaattgtctCCTAAAGACAAATGTTTTAAGTCAGACATTCTATATTACTAAATTCAAGTCTCTGGTGTTTGGGATTATTTTGAAGATCTGGATGAGAAGCTATTGTGACCATTACTGTAGAATCTAGTTAAGTTTTGTATCACTGAAAAAGCTTTTGAGGGCTTAGAAAAATTATGACAGTATGTTAATGGGTAGAGAGGAACAATTACTAATTTCACATTTGACATTTGGATGTCGATCCTTGCAAGTTTCTGTAATGCCTAAAAGGGAATTTGattaataatgatttttaaaagaagataatGAAACTAATGCCAGTCAATATagtttaagagaaaataaaatgaagctaCAACTCCGGTGGGTAACAGTCATACTGTTAAGAGGGTATATTCCAGCTTCTGTAAGACATTCCACTTGGCACTGCTCAAGATTCTCAGTAAGAACCTAGACTGATGTAAGAGACCATACTATACTGTGAGTGTATTTAATAGCTATTTAAAATTGACTGTCATCAAAGAGATTTTCCCAGCACAATCATCCACAGCCCttctttattttacattttagtagtattttattttgtcaatATTAGTAAAGTTCTCAAAGACATGAAAGTCTGTTAAGTAGTTAGCAATGAAGAGGTCACTGAGACAGAGTAATCTCAATTGCTGGGTCTTGAAAAACCTCTTTACTTTGGTGTAATCAGATGTAGCTACacattttttaagaacaaagagCCCAGGCAGCTCTTATAAAATGGCCACCTTACCCTTCCTTCTGAGACAGTGTCTCTGGAAAGGAACTTGGCATCATGTGGGCTGAATGGGCACTCCTGTAGCCTATGAAGCCAAAATGCTCAGTTGGGTTGgtctttaaatgaaatttccttTCATATCATATTTGGATGTGGCAGCAGGGGAACAAGATTAAGTGGCATACAGGGcctggctgggacagagttaacttTCTTTGTAGCAGCTTGTATGGTGCcatgttttagatttgtgaccaaaacaacACTGATCACACACTGGTGTTCTAGCTATCACCGAACAGTATTTGCACGGTGTtaaggccttctctgtttctcactctgcccccACGGTGAGTAGATTGAGGGGTGTGCAATAGGTTGGGAGGGCACACAACCAGGCAGAggacccaaactgaccaaagagatattccatgccacatacatcatgctcagcaatacaAAGGGAAAATGGGATTTTAGGGAGGCTAGCCATCTTTGACTCAGAAACTGGCTGGGCACTGGTCTACCTGTGGGTGGGAGGTAGTGAGTGATTGCTTtaacatcacttgttttgttttctttctctcttcttccacttacgcttcacttattaaaccttttttttttttttaatctcaaccCCTgcgttttcttgcttttactgTTCCTTTCCTCTTTGCCTGTCCCACTCAAGGTGTGGGGGCAAGtaagcaagtggctgtgtggtgcttagctgcctactggTGTTAACGCACAAGTGGTAAAGTAATGTAACTATCCATCAAAATGCCCTTTCCAGGGGAACCAGCAAATAAGAGAAAACATGCTGTTTACTGAAGGCTTGAATAGCCTAATTCGTATAACTTCAGGAAAACAATGCTTAGGGATGATTCAATCATAACTTCAAGACATAAAAAATGTCAAGCAGGGATTTTTAAATAGATTCGTCTGCCTAGCAGAAGAATCTCGtaacaaaataatgaagttaGACACATTCAGACTAGGGACTACATAGAGCGTGACAGTAATTAACCATTGGAAAAAGTTTCCAAGAGCATTATGAGGTACTCCATCATTAGAAGTGTTTAAATTCagcctttgcattttttaaaaaaatattttgctacaTCACATAAAAATTAAGACAGACAGAATAATGTCTCTTGTCATCACAAGGCATGACACTTTTCATTCCATCTTTGTAGAATTTATATCATGTATtacattctttctttttgtttcagctcGGCAACACTACCTGTTACGTTTAAGTGTCTAGAAGAAATAAATGGAGTGGACAAACGAGTTACAAGATTTGTACTGCCAGTTGGTGCTACAATTAATATGGATGGAACTGCTTTATATGAGGCTTTGGCTGCAATTTTCATTGCACAAGTTAACAACTTTGATCTGAACTTTGGGCAGATTATCACAATCAGGTACAGAAGCCATTATTACCTACATCTAATAAAAGCACCTTTGCAATGACTCCTTCTTGCTGTTATATGCAGGATTAAACAAGAGTGTCTAAAGCTAAAAACAAGAACTGCTACAGTAGCTGAATAACTGTAATGATTTACATCTTCTCCACAAAAGAGCCCCCCCAGTACATATTGTCCATTAGGTAAACCTTTAAAAAACTGTAACATGACATACTTATCACTGCACTTATTAAAGTCaataagaacattttttaatgacttttaaattttctttcttaagaaCTCATGCGGCTGTTGGGAGCTATAGGCTTACAATCAATACCAGGTAAAAAGCAGTAGCAGAAAAGTGTCACAGTGCTAAAGCTAGGAGAGGTAGTGTTTTCCTAGTCCTGATGGTCTCAGGATACAAATAGAGCAAGCTGTGTAAGGAGCAGGTAATACCTTTTATTACACCAGCTGATAGAGGTGGAGAAGATAGGTATGTTTTCAAGCACACAAGCCTTCATGTTTGAAATGGAACAGCAAACAACCCACTGAGTAGCACTTGATGATAACTGATCTGCATTAATTTCCTTATGTTAATCAAACAGTTTAAGAGATAAGGGTGATGGGTACATgtgcagaagaaagaaggtCAGCAAGGGGAGAGAGGGACACTGTAGGACAGACACTTATTTATCACGCAGGAACACTGGAAGTTCAGATATAGTGCACAGGGAACGTAGAAGATTTTCAAGGAGAAGTGACTCTCTCTATATAAACCGCCAGCTTAATTCAATATTCATCAAGAGAGGGCAAAACTCTGCCTTCACACTCCGAGGCAATAGTTTCATGTTCATTAGTACTAGAGCTGCTCCCTGCCAAATCACCTGACAAAACAAATTCTTCCTAAACCAGGTGTGAACAAGCATATTTCTATCAAGTTACTAGACTGTATGACTCAGCGTTTCTggcagctttctcttttctgatggCAGAATGCCAACTGCTGGAGGACAGATGCTTCACCTGGCATGAAGTTATAGTGAGATGGACAGAGAATAAAAATTCTTGCATTAGATCTGCCAGGACAAAATTACctcctcagcttttcttttaacatgTTTGAGCTCGTGGAGTGAGTTTGTTCAATGGGTGTGGGCGTGTAGCCGTGTTTTTGTCTGGCCCTTAGCATCTAGTAGGGGATTTACAACCTAACAAAATCATATTTCAAGGGTTCCGATAAAGGTTTAGTGTAAACATTTTGGATTAAGATCCACACTCCCCTGAAGCTATGCAGTGTTAAGATAAGGGGCTGGCCTCATCTTTTTATTTACTACTGATCAAATGCATTCTTGCTTCAAACCTGGTTTTAATGTTTGCCAGACGATAAGGAGAGTTTATTACGGAAGTCAATTAATTGCTCTTGCCATCTCTTTGCACAGCATCACAGCTACAGCTGCCAGTATTGGGGCTGCAGGCATTCCTCAAGCTGGACTGGTCACCATGGTCATTGTGCTTACATCAGTAGGTTTGCCTACAGATGA is drawn from Haliaeetus albicilla chromosome Z, bHalAlb1.1, whole genome shotgun sequence and contains these coding sequences:
- the SLC1A3 gene encoding excitatory amino acid transporter 1 — protein: MTKGNGEDPKTGSRMERIQQGVRKRTLLAKKKVQSITKDDVKSYLLRNAFVLFTVVAVILGVILGFSLRSYKMSYREVKYFSFPGELLMRMLQMLVLPLIVSSLVTGIAALDSKASGKMGVRAVVYYMSTTIIAVLIGIIIVVIIHPGKGTKENMHREGKIVQVTAADAFLDLIRNMFPPNLVEACFKQFKTNYEKRMFKVDIPSNDTSTVAAIVSNVSEAVETLMQMKEEIVPVPGSVNGVNALGLVVFSISFGLVIGSMKEQGQALKDFFDSLNEAIMRLVALIMWYAPLGILFLIAGKIVEMEDMGVIGGQLAMYTVTVIIGLLIHAVIVLPLLYFLITRKNPWVFIGGLIQALVTALGTSSSSATLPVTFKCLEEINGVDKRVTRFVLPVGATINMDGTALYEALAAIFIAQVNNFDLNFGQIITISITATAASIGAAGIPQAGLVTMVIVLTSVGLPTDDITLIIAVDWFLDRLRTTTNVLGDSIGAGIVEHLSRHELKNRDAEMGNSVIEENEMKKPYQLISQENESEKPLDSETKM